A single Syntrophorhabdales bacterium DNA region contains:
- a CDS encoding branched-chain amino acid ABC transporter permease produces the protein MAFVLTQTINGVVFGMLLFLLAAGLTLMLGTMRIVNLAHGSFYLLGGYIGYTVAQYTHNFFLACMAGLISIGILGIVSYKTVLEKKFASETLAQVLLTFGMLLIISDVCRWVWGGNPLAIPKPELLQGTVYLGSIVVPYYRLAVIVIGALILIFLWWFQEKTKYGAIVRAGVDDAEMAQGIGINISLVKTLVFSLGALLAGLAGVIGGPFVGLSVGLDIEILLLAIVVVVIGGTGSLRGALVGALLIGLIDSFGKSLLPELSIFTLFAAMVVVLAIKPSGLFGTK, from the coding sequence ATGGCCTTTGTCCTGACCCAGACCATAAACGGTGTCGTCTTCGGTATGCTGCTTTTTCTGCTGGCAGCAGGGCTCACTCTCATGCTGGGCACCATGAGGATCGTCAATCTCGCCCATGGATCTTTCTATTTGCTGGGCGGTTACATCGGCTACACGGTCGCGCAATATACACACAATTTTTTCCTGGCGTGCATGGCCGGTCTCATCAGCATCGGAATACTCGGAATAGTCTCCTATAAGACGGTGCTCGAAAAGAAATTCGCGAGTGAAACACTGGCCCAGGTGTTGCTTACATTCGGCATGCTCCTTATCATCAGCGATGTGTGTCGTTGGGTTTGGGGTGGAAACCCTCTCGCAATCCCAAAACCGGAACTGCTGCAGGGTACGGTCTATCTCGGCAGCATCGTGGTTCCCTACTATCGCCTTGCAGTGATCGTTATCGGCGCGCTCATACTGATTTTTCTCTGGTGGTTCCAGGAAAAAACGAAATATGGCGCGATCGTCCGGGCCGGCGTGGATGATGCGGAAATGGCCCAGGGCATAGGCATTAACATCTCACTCGTCAAAACACTGGTATTCAGCCTGGGCGCACTGCTGGCAGGTCTGGCCGGTGTTATAGGCGGCCCCTTTGTCGGATTGAGTGTCGGACTCGATATTGAAATATTATTGCTCGCAATCGTCGTGGTCGTGATCGGCGGAACAGGAAGCCTACGGGGAGCGCTTGTCGGGGCGCTTCTCATAGGACTGATCGATTCTTTTGGTAAGAGTCTTCTCCCGGAGCTATCCATCTTCACGCTCTTTGCTGCGATGGTCGTGGTACTGGCAATCAAACCAAGCGGCCTTTTTGGAACAAAATGA
- a CDS encoding penicillin-binding protein activator: protein MHYQKKLLSFLFLGSLIIALLVITGSPSVAADKGPIKIGLLLPYTGTMPLQAKGVQDGAELYFDEIGRKAGGRPIEIVKEDTELSPTTGLTKVRRLVEQQKVQFVIGPVSSAVGLAIHDYVRAQKVIQINPTAFTRELTSPQKASQNIFRVCDTTDENAYPMGKWMYKNTNYRNIVVTGSDFAAGHHTLEAFTAAFQASGGKVIKEVYPKLGTMDFAPFLAAIDVKGADAVFGFYAGTDAVRFVQQYQEFGLKKRLPLYGHAAMVDDPYLPSIGDAAIGLITSGHYTFMIDSPKNKAFVKAYNAKYGENPSRYSEFGYVSAQVIGAAAESLKGDVDDPQKVAAEIMKVSAKIETPSGPLAFDQYHQRVINMYVLKTEKRDGKLVNAVLDKMGKVAQADVWGWWNK, encoded by the coding sequence ATGCATTATCAAAAAAAACTCTTGTCATTTCTGTTTCTCGGAAGCTTAATCATCGCTCTACTGGTGATCACAGGATCGCCTTCAGTGGCAGCAGATAAAGGCCCGATTAAGATCGGATTACTCCTTCCCTATACTGGAACCATGCCATTACAGGCAAAGGGAGTCCAGGACGGCGCAGAGCTTTACTTTGATGAGATCGGCAGGAAGGCAGGAGGCCGGCCGATTGAGATCGTCAAAGAGGATACCGAGTTGAGCCCCACCACAGGCCTGACCAAGGTGCGTCGCCTTGTGGAGCAGCAGAAGGTTCAGTTTGTAATAGGTCCGGTGAGCAGTGCCGTGGGCCTTGCTATTCACGATTACGTGCGCGCGCAAAAGGTGATTCAGATCAACCCCACTGCATTCACCCGTGAATTGACGTCTCCGCAGAAGGCAAGCCAGAACATCTTCCGCGTCTGTGATACGACCGATGAGAACGCCTACCCCATGGGGAAATGGATGTACAAGAACACCAATTACCGGAACATAGTGGTGACCGGATCTGATTTCGCTGCGGGGCACCACACCCTCGAGGCTTTTACTGCAGCATTTCAGGCTTCCGGAGGAAAGGTGATCAAGGAAGTTTATCCCAAATTGGGCACCATGGATTTTGCTCCTTTCCTCGCCGCAATCGATGTGAAAGGCGCGGATGCAGTCTTCGGTTTCTATGCCGGAACAGATGCGGTCAGGTTCGTGCAGCAGTACCAGGAATTCGGTTTGAAGAAGCGGCTTCCTCTTTACGGCCATGCGGCGATGGTCGACGACCCGTATCTCCCTTCAATAGGAGATGCCGCGATCGGACTCATCACCAGCGGCCACTACACGTTCATGATAGATTCGCCAAAGAACAAAGCCTTCGTGAAAGCTTACAATGCCAAGTATGGTGAAAATCCATCCCGCTACAGTGAGTTCGGATATGTCTCAGCGCAGGTGATTGGAGCTGCAGCCGAGTCTCTCAAGGGCGACGTGGATGATCCTCAGAAAGTAGCAGCCGAGATAATGAAAGTTTCGGCAAAGATCGAAACACCTTCCGGTCCGCTTGCCTTCGACCAGTACCATCAGAGAGTGATCAACATGTATGTGCTCAAGACGGAAAAACGGGATGGAAAGCTGGTCAACGCCGTTCTGGACAAGATGGGCAAAGTGGCTCAAGCCGATGTCTGGGGTTGGTGGAACAAGTAA